A genomic segment from Sphingomonas astaxanthinifaciens DSM 22298 encodes:
- a CDS encoding MlaD family protein has product METRSNQVLVGTVVLALLVGLLFFAVWIAGLNTEKRKCFDIYFSQGVGGLNTGSSVSFSGVPVGQITKIRLLPDRPEFVWVRIEVEEDTPVLQGTNAQIKGVGFTGVSEIQLDGAVKGAKPLDQVGPQGCPVIPSSAGGLGALLNSAPELLERIQRLTERLTELLSDRNQNAISDILENIDKTSKVLADRAPEMGDTLAEARVAARNAARAADEVAKLANSSNTVVQRDVQPAAADLRKTLESLRQTSANIDTLVADARPGVQNFSKSTLPEVNRLVRDLRDLTTSLEGVSSRLEQGGVGGVLGAPKLPDHKPGKSR; this is encoded by the coding sequence ATGGAAACCCGATCCAACCAGGTGCTCGTCGGCACCGTCGTCCTGGCCCTGCTGGTGGGCCTGCTGTTCTTCGCGGTGTGGATCGCGGGGCTCAACACCGAGAAGCGCAAGTGCTTCGACATCTATTTCAGCCAGGGCGTCGGCGGTCTCAACACCGGCTCAAGCGTCAGCTTTTCGGGCGTTCCGGTCGGCCAGATCACCAAGATCCGGCTGCTCCCCGACCGCCCCGAATTCGTCTGGGTGCGGATCGAGGTCGAGGAGGACACGCCGGTGCTCCAGGGCACCAATGCCCAGATCAAGGGCGTCGGCTTCACCGGCGTCAGCGAGATCCAGCTCGACGGTGCGGTCAAGGGCGCCAAGCCGCTCGACCAGGTCGGTCCGCAGGGCTGCCCGGTCATCCCGAGTTCGGCCGGCGGCCTCGGCGCGCTCCTCAATTCGGCGCCGGAACTGCTCGAGCGCATCCAGCGCCTGACCGAGCGGCTCACCGAGCTGCTCAGCGACCGCAACCAGAATGCGATCTCGGACATCCTCGAAAATATCGACAAGACCTCGAAGGTGCTCGCCGACCGCGCGCCCGAGATGGGCGACACGCTGGCCGAGGCGCGGGTCGCCGCGCGTAACGCCGCCCGTGCCGCGGACGAGGTCGCCAAGCTCGCCAACAGCAGCAACACCGTCGTCCAGCGCGACGTCCAGCCGGCCGCGGCGGACCTCCGCAAGACGCTCGAATCGTTGCGCCAGACCTCGGCCAACATCGACACGCTCGTCGCCGATGCGCGGCCCGGCGTGCAGAATTTCTCCAAGTCGACGCTGCCCGAGGTCAATCGTCTGGTCCGCGACCTGCGCGACCTGACGACCAGCCTCGAGGGTGTCTCCAGCCGCCTCGAACAGGGCGGGGTGGGCGGCGTCCTCGGCGCACCCAAGCTCCCCGACCACAAGCCCGGAAAGTCCCGCTGA
- a CDS encoding ABC-type transport auxiliary lipoprotein family protein: MRVHLLPAFAALALAGCFGGGKVPPTLLTLTPSAAEAAIDRTAAAGQAVTIELPVTGKEIRQVRVPVLEGSGQVTYVKDLQYLETPDRLFQQLVSETVKRTTNRVVVDPRQTGIDPGTRVSGVLERFGYDTATGQVIVTYDATAARGATVQTRRFTASVPADGTARTVGPAINQAANDVARQVAAWIGG, translated from the coding sequence ATGCGCGTTCACCTGCTTCCCGCTTTCGCCGCGCTCGCCCTCGCCGGCTGCTTCGGCGGCGGCAAGGTCCCGCCGACCCTCCTGACCCTCACGCCCAGCGCGGCCGAGGCGGCGATCGACCGCACCGCCGCGGCCGGCCAGGCCGTGACGATCGAGCTTCCGGTGACCGGCAAGGAGATCCGCCAGGTCCGCGTGCCCGTGCTCGAGGGCTCGGGCCAGGTCACCTACGTCAAGGACCTCCAGTATCTCGAGACCCCCGACCGGCTGTTCCAGCAGCTGGTCAGCGAGACGGTCAAGCGGACCACCAACCGCGTCGTGGTCGATCCGCGCCAGACCGGGATCGACCCCGGAACCCGCGTCTCGGGCGTGCTCGAGCGCTTCGGCTACGACACCGCCACCGGCCAGGTGATCGTCACCTATGACGCCACCGCGGCGCGCGGCGCGACCGTCCAGACCCGCCGCTTCACCGCCTCGGTCCCGGCCGACGGCACCGCCCGGACGGTCGGGCCGGCGATCAACCAGGCCGCCAACGACGTCGCTCGGCAGGTCGCCGCCTGGATCGGCGGCTAA
- a CDS encoding ABC transporter permease, with protein sequence MASAALNETDNHVFAPSGALTIARVGSTQRDIDALPDPLTIDLSSVERIDTVGAWMVHRTVRDRGAKLVGASSEVGKLLDQVAEADRPNEIVPPKKIGAVGELGEWAIQFGQTFVGLLGFFGATLMGFASVISRPKRFRFNAVVQQFDVVGVRALGIIGLMSFLIGIVVGQQGAVQLQQFGAEVYTINLIGRITVRELGPLMTAIMVAGRSGSAFAAQIGTMKITEEVDAMRTIGVSPIEALVVPRVFAAIVTMPLLAFWAMLTAIIGGGIFCWLGLGIPPLTYIQRMAEVVPASDLWVGLIKAPVFGFIIALAGCFQGMLVANDSEQVGLKTTAAVVQSIFLVIVLDAVFAVFFSSIGWL encoded by the coding sequence ATGGCTTCTGCGGCGTTGAACGAGACGGACAATCATGTCTTCGCGCCCAGCGGGGCGCTCACCATCGCGCGCGTCGGTTCGACCCAGCGCGACATCGACGCCTTGCCCGATCCCCTGACCATCGACCTCTCCAGCGTCGAGCGGATCGACACGGTCGGCGCGTGGATGGTCCACCGCACCGTGCGCGACCGGGGCGCCAAGCTGGTCGGCGCGTCGAGCGAGGTCGGCAAGCTCCTCGACCAGGTGGCCGAGGCCGACCGGCCCAACGAGATCGTGCCGCCAAAGAAGATTGGCGCAGTCGGCGAGCTTGGTGAATGGGCCATCCAGTTCGGGCAGACCTTCGTCGGCCTGCTCGGCTTCTTCGGCGCGACCCTGATGGGCTTCGCCTCGGTCATCTCGCGGCCCAAGCGCTTCCGCTTCAATGCGGTCGTCCAGCAGTTCGACGTGGTCGGCGTTCGCGCGCTTGGAATCATCGGGCTGATGAGCTTCCTCATCGGCATCGTCGTCGGCCAGCAGGGCGCGGTCCAGCTCCAGCAGTTCGGCGCCGAGGTCTATACGATTAACCTTATCGGCCGGATCACCGTGCGCGAACTGGGACCGCTGATGACCGCGATCATGGTCGCGGGCCGCTCGGGCTCGGCCTTCGCGGCGCAGATCGGAACGATGAAGATCACCGAGGAAGTGGACGCGATGCGGACCATCGGCGTGTCGCCGATCGAGGCGCTGGTCGTGCCCCGGGTCTTCGCGGCGATCGTCACCATGCCCCTGCTCGCCTTCTGGGCGATGCTGACCGCGATCATCGGCGGCGGCATCTTCTGCTGGCTCGGGCTCGGCATCCCGCCGCTCACCTACATCCAGCGCATGGCCGAAGTCGTGCCCGCAAGCGACCTGTGGGTCGGGCTGATCAAGGCGCCGGTATTCGGCTTCATCATCGCGCTTGCCGGCTGCTTCCAGGGAATGCTCGTCGCCAATGACAGCGAGCAGGTCGGCCTCAAGACCACCGCCGCAGTGGTCCAGTCGATCTTTCTCGTGATTGTGCTCGACGCGGTGTTCGCGGTCTTCTTCAGCTCGATCGGCTGGCTCTAG
- a CDS encoding DUF2855 family protein, translating into MTWTYLVGREDLGRTRLRAEPDPDPAALGAGEALFAIERFSLTANNITYGAFGDRMGYWRFFPSGEEGWGIIPVWGFATVTASRAPGIEVGARFYGYWPMASHHVGRLEPRGRGAVDGSPHRADLAAAYNRYEPAEPRADDDLAALLRPLFLTSFLIDDLLADAHPEATIIVSSASSRTALGLGWLVSRRGGRAIGLTSPRHLARVGSPGLFARAIAYESVDDLPTDGPAVFVDLAGDPRLRRRVHEKLGANLQASIVVGTTHLGADPGERAPLPGPKPTFFFAPERFAKRLGDWGAAGVQQKTGEALSHFIADSGWLRIVTHRGPEGLAAAYARVLAGAGTPDEGDIVVP; encoded by the coding sequence ATGACGTGGACATATCTGGTCGGGCGCGAGGACCTTGGCCGGACGCGGCTCCGCGCCGAGCCCGATCCCGATCCCGCCGCGCTCGGCGCGGGCGAGGCGCTGTTCGCCATCGAGCGCTTCTCGCTCACCGCCAACAACATCACCTACGGCGCCTTCGGCGACCGCATGGGCTATTGGCGCTTCTTCCCGAGCGGCGAGGAGGGATGGGGGATCATCCCCGTCTGGGGCTTCGCCACGGTCACCGCCTCGCGCGCGCCGGGGATCGAGGTCGGAGCCCGTTTCTACGGCTACTGGCCGATGGCGAGCCACCATGTCGGACGGCTCGAGCCGCGCGGTCGCGGCGCGGTCGATGGGAGCCCGCACCGTGCCGACCTCGCCGCCGCCTACAATCGCTACGAACCCGCCGAGCCCCGCGCCGACGACGACCTCGCGGCGCTGTTGCGGCCGCTGTTCCTCACCAGCTTCCTGATCGACGACCTCCTCGCGGACGCGCATCCCGAAGCGACCATCATCGTCTCGAGCGCGTCGAGCCGGACCGCGCTCGGGCTCGGCTGGCTGGTCAGCCGCCGCGGCGGCCGGGCGATCGGGCTCACCTCGCCGCGCCATCTCGCCCGGGTCGGGTCGCCGGGCCTGTTCGCCCGCGCGATTGCCTACGAATCGGTCGACGACCTCCCCACCGATGGTCCGGCCGTCTTCGTCGACCTTGCGGGCGATCCCCGGCTTCGCCGCCGGGTCCACGAGAAGCTCGGGGCGAACCTGCAGGCGAGCATCGTGGTCGGCACCACCCACCTCGGCGCCGACCCGGGCGAGCGCGCGCCCTTGCCCGGTCCGAAACCGACCTTCTTCTTCGCGCCCGAGCGTTTCGCGAAAAGGCTTGGCGACTGGGGCGCGGCGGGAGTGCAGCAGAAGACGGGGGAGGCGCTCTCGCACTTCATCGCCGATTCCGGCTGGCTGCGCATCGTCACGCACCGCGGCCCCGAGGGGCTGGCGGCGGCCTATGCCCGGGTGCTGGCGGGTGCGGGCACCCCCGACGAGGGCGACATCGTCGTCCCTTGA
- a CDS encoding threonine aldolase family protein gives MRFFSDNAAAVHPAVFEAMARADRLDTAYDGDAWSQKLDAAFSDLFEREVTALWVTTGTAANCLALAGIVPPYGGILCHREAHIQVDEAGAPEFFTGGAKLLLVDGPGAKLTPYALEEARSRIRPDVHQVQANALSITNATEYGLTYSAAETAALGAWAKGHGIGFHLDGARFANAVASTGASPAELTWKAGVDALSFGFVKNGGLSAEALVLFDSALADGIKRRRKRSGHLLSKGRYLAAQLLAMLEDDIWLANARAANAAARALAEAAGERLVFPVEANEVFLKVTADEAAALRAQGFDFYDWGVGEARLVTSWDQDRGAVDRLAEAISAL, from the coding sequence ATGCGCTTCTTCTCCGACAATGCCGCGGCCGTCCATCCCGCCGTGTTCGAAGCGATGGCCAGGGCCGACCGGCTCGACACGGCCTATGACGGCGATGCGTGGAGCCAGAAGCTCGACGCGGCCTTTTCGGACCTGTTCGAGCGCGAGGTGACGGCGCTGTGGGTGACCACCGGGACCGCCGCCAACTGTCTCGCGCTTGCCGGGATAGTGCCGCCTTACGGGGGCATTCTCTGCCACCGCGAGGCGCATATCCAGGTCGACGAGGCCGGCGCGCCCGAATTCTTCACCGGCGGGGCGAAATTGCTGCTGGTCGACGGGCCGGGGGCGAAGCTGACCCCGTACGCGCTGGAGGAGGCGCGGTCGCGGATCCGGCCGGACGTCCACCAGGTGCAGGCGAACGCTTTGTCGATCACCAATGCGACCGAATATGGGCTGACCTATTCGGCCGCCGAGACCGCGGCGCTGGGGGCATGGGCGAAGGGGCACGGCATCGGCTTCCACCTCGACGGGGCGCGCTTCGCCAATGCCGTTGCCTCGACCGGCGCCAGTCCCGCCGAGCTGACCTGGAAGGCCGGGGTCGACGCCTTGTCCTTCGGCTTCGTCAAGAATGGCGGGCTGTCGGCCGAGGCGCTGGTGCTGTTCGATTCCGCCCTCGCCGACGGGATCAAGCGGCGGCGCAAGCGGTCGGGCCATCTCCTCAGCAAGGGGCGCTATCTCGCGGCGCAGCTGCTGGCGATGCTCGAGGATGACATCTGGCTGGCTAATGCCCGCGCCGCCAACGCGGCCGCACGGGCGCTGGCCGAGGCCGCGGGCGAGCGGCTGGTCTTCCCGGTCGAGGCCAATGAGGTGTTCCTCAAGGTGACCGCCGACGAGGCCGCGGCGCTTCGGGCCCAGGGCTTCGATTTCTACGACTGGGGCGTCGGCGAAGCGCGGCTGGTGACGAGCTGGGACCAGGACCGCGGCGCCGTCGACCGGCTGGCGGAAGCGATTTCGGCGCTGTGA
- a CDS encoding aminopeptidase P family protein has protein sequence MSSHADRLAALRAQLAEDRLDGFVVPLTDEHMSEYVGSYAQRLAWLTGFEGSAGSAVVLPEEAAIFTDGRYTLQVRQQVDGAHWSYQSVPETSIAGWLKEHAPEGARIGYDPWLHRADWVKAATKALAERGATLVPVADNPIDRIWADRPEASKAALAVHPEKFAGRSSADKRQSIGDWLAEHKADAAVLAALDSIAWTFNVRGTDVSHTPVALAYALVHADGTADLFVAGEKVTAELRQHLGNGVRLHERAAFEGALGELAGKTVAVDPERSVAAIFEALETAGARIVELRDPTVLPRAIKNEAELNGQRAAQTRDGAAIARFLKWVEETDGLDELKASDKLEAIRREDPALKDLSFSSISAFGGNAASPHYHSTEKTNVPFTAGSLYLIDSGGQYEDGTTDITRTVAIGEPTAEMRDRFTRVLQGHIAIDTAVFPKGTRGGQLDSFARRPLWEAGLDYAHGTGHGVGSFLSVHEGPQRISPMGSSQSGGDEPLAAGMILSNEPGYYKAGEYGIRTENLILVVPVDVPGAEKEMLGFETLTFAPIDRRLIVTEMLSDRERKWVDDYHTEVVKRIGPGLGAEERAWLEAACAPL, from the coding sequence ATGTCCAGCCATGCCGACCGCCTCGCCGCCCTTCGCGCCCAGCTTGCCGAGGACCGCCTCGACGGTTTCGTCGTGCCCCTCACCGACGAGCATATGAGCGAATATGTCGGGAGCTATGCCCAGCGCCTCGCCTGGCTGACGGGCTTCGAGGGCTCGGCCGGGTCGGCGGTGGTGCTGCCGGAGGAAGCGGCGATCTTCACCGACGGGCGCTACACGCTGCAGGTCCGCCAGCAGGTCGACGGGGCGCACTGGTCCTACCAGTCGGTGCCCGAGACGAGCATCGCGGGCTGGCTCAAGGAGCATGCGCCCGAGGGTGCGCGGATCGGCTACGACCCGTGGCTCCACCGCGCCGACTGGGTGAAGGCCGCGACCAAGGCGCTGGCCGAGCGCGGGGCGACTTTGGTGCCGGTGGCGGACAATCCGATCGACCGGATCTGGGCCGACCGCCCCGAGGCGAGCAAGGCCGCGCTGGCGGTCCATCCCGAGAAGTTCGCCGGCCGCTCGAGCGCCGACAAGCGCCAGTCGATCGGGGACTGGCTGGCCGAGCACAAGGCCGATGCCGCCGTGCTCGCGGCACTCGATTCGATCGCCTGGACCTTCAACGTCCGCGGGACCGACGTCAGCCACACGCCGGTCGCCTTGGCCTATGCCCTGGTCCACGCCGACGGCACCGCCGACCTGTTCGTCGCGGGCGAGAAGGTGACGGCGGAGCTTCGCCAGCATCTCGGCAACGGGGTACGGCTGCACGAGCGGGCGGCGTTCGAGGGCGCGCTGGGCGAGCTTGCCGGCAAGACGGTGGCGGTCGATCCCGAACGCTCGGTCGCGGCGATCTTCGAGGCGCTCGAGACGGCGGGCGCGAGGATCGTCGAGCTGCGCGATCCGACCGTGCTTCCGCGCGCGATCAAGAACGAGGCCGAGCTCAATGGCCAGCGCGCCGCCCAGACCCGCGACGGCGCGGCGATCGCGCGGTTCCTCAAGTGGGTCGAGGAGACGGACGGGCTCGACGAGCTCAAGGCCTCGGACAAGCTGGAGGCGATCCGCCGCGAGGACCCCGCACTCAAGGACCTGTCGTTCAGCAGCATCTCGGCCTTCGGCGGCAATGCGGCGAGCCCGCATTATCATTCGACCGAGAAGACCAACGTGCCGTTCACGGCGGGCTCGCTCTACCTGATCGACAGCGGCGGCCAGTATGAGGACGGGACCACCGACATCACCCGCACGGTCGCGATCGGCGAGCCGACGGCGGAGATGCGCGACCGCTTCACCCGCGTGCTCCAGGGCCATATCGCGATCGACACCGCGGTCTTCCCCAAGGGCACCCGCGGCGGCCAGCTCGACAGCTTCGCGCGGCGGCCGCTGTGGGAGGCGGGCCTCGATTATGCCCATGGCACCGGCCACGGGGTCGGCAGCTTCCTCTCGGTCCACGAGGGCCCGCAGCGGATCTCGCCGATGGGAAGCTCGCAGTCGGGCGGCGACGAGCCGCTGGCGGCGGGGATGATCCTCTCGAACGAACCCGGCTATTACAAGGCGGGCGAATATGGGATCCGCACCGAGAACCTGATCCTCGTGGTGCCGGTCGACGTGCCCGGCGCCGAAAAGGAGATGCTCGGCTTCGAGACCCTCACCTTCGCCCCGATCGACCGCCGGCTGATCGTCACCGAGATGCTGTCGGACCGCGAGCGGAAATGGGTCGACGACTATCACACCGAAGTGGTGAAGCGGATCGGGCCGGGGCTGGGCGCCGAAGAGCGCGCCTGGCTGGAAGCGGCCTGCGCGCCGCTTTAA
- a CDS encoding DMT family transporter, which produces MSAPLGRGAVLLFFTIITLIWGSTWIVIRDQLGVVPAHWSVAYRFIIAASAMAAFTRWQGVSLTLPPGAWRIAMLFGFCQFCVNFNAVYLAEHHITSGLVACVFALLLIPNSLLAWAWTGHRPSRSFILSAIPAIGGIALLFVNEVQSARAPLGEAALGIGLTLLGVMGASVSNVLQTTERAKAVPLPTMLTWGMTFGAIFDAAFALMVSGPPVIDPRPGYWLGLAYLALFASALAFSLYMPIIRTIGPGRAAYSSVIVPIIAMALSTLFEGYRWTGLAIAGAVLAMAGMIWALTSRHEVVPSPAAD; this is translated from the coding sequence GTGAGTGCCCCCCTCGGGCGCGGCGCGGTCCTCCTCTTCTTCACGATCATCACCCTCATCTGGGGGTCGACCTGGATCGTCATCCGCGACCAGCTCGGCGTGGTGCCCGCGCACTGGTCGGTCGCCTATCGCTTCATCATCGCGGCCTCGGCGATGGCGGCCTTCACCCGCTGGCAGGGTGTGAGCCTGACGCTTCCGCCGGGCGCTTGGCGGATCGCGATGCTATTCGGCTTCTGCCAGTTCTGCGTCAATTTCAACGCGGTCTATCTGGCCGAGCATCACATCACGAGCGGGCTGGTCGCCTGCGTCTTCGCGCTGCTGCTGATCCCGAATTCCCTGCTCGCCTGGGCCTGGACCGGGCACCGGCCCAGCCGCAGCTTCATCCTCTCGGCGATCCCCGCGATCGGCGGGATCGCGCTGCTCTTCGTCAACGAGGTGCAAAGCGCGCGCGCGCCGCTGGGCGAGGCGGCGCTGGGGATCGGGCTGACCCTGCTGGGCGTGATGGGGGCGAGCGTGTCGAACGTGCTCCAGACCACCGAGCGCGCCAAGGCGGTGCCGCTGCCGACCATGCTGACCTGGGGAATGACCTTCGGCGCCATCTTCGACGCCGCCTTCGCGCTGATGGTCAGCGGGCCGCCGGTGATCGACCCCCGTCCCGGCTACTGGCTCGGCCTCGCCTATCTTGCCTTGTTCGCTTCGGCGCTGGCCTTCAGCCTCTACATGCCGATCATCCGCACCATCGGCCCCGGCCGCGCCGCCTATTCAAGCGTCATCGTGCCGATTATCGCCATGGCGCTGTCGACCCTGTTCGAGGGCTATCGCTGGACCGGGCTGGCGATCGCCGGAGCGGTGCTGGCGATGGCCGGCATGATCTGGGCGCTGACCAGCCGCCACGAGGTTGTCCCCTCCCCGGCCGCGGACTAA
- a CDS encoding ABC transporter ATP-binding protein: MPDVEEPIIRVRGLENRFGDQIVHQDLDLDVRRGEIIGVVGGSGTGKSVLMRSIIGLQRPTAGEIEVLGENMIDRPEDEAKNIRRRWGILFQNGALFSTLTVAENVQVPIREYFPFIKGALLDEIAGYKIAMSGLPDNAGAKYPSELSGGMRKRAGLARALALDPELLFLDEPTAGLDPIGAQAFDQLILGLQKRLDLTVFLITHDLDSLYAICDRVAVLADHKVIAVDTIDRLLELDHPWIQEYFNGPRGRAAAA, translated from the coding sequence CTGCCCGACGTCGAGGAGCCGATCATCCGCGTCCGCGGCCTCGAGAACCGGTTCGGCGACCAGATCGTCCACCAGGATCTCGACCTCGACGTCCGCCGCGGCGAGATCATCGGCGTGGTCGGGGGCTCGGGCACCGGCAAGTCGGTGCTGATGCGTTCGATCATCGGGCTCCAGCGCCCGACCGCTGGCGAGATCGAAGTGCTCGGCGAGAACATGATCGACCGGCCCGAGGACGAGGCCAAGAACATCCGCCGCCGCTGGGGCATCCTGTTCCAGAACGGCGCGCTCTTCTCGACCCTGACCGTGGCCGAGAACGTTCAGGTCCCGATCCGCGAATATTTCCCCTTCATCAAGGGCGCGCTGCTCGACGAGATCGCGGGCTATAAGATCGCCATGTCGGGCCTGCCCGACAATGCCGGCGCCAAATATCCGAGCGAACTGAGCGGCGGCATGCGCAAGCGCGCCGGCCTTGCCCGTGCCCTCGCGCTCGACCCCGAACTGCTGTTCCTCGACGAGCCCACCGCGGGCCTCGACCCGATCGGCGCGCAGGCGTTCGACCAGCTCATCCTCGGCCTCCAGAAGCGGCTCGACCTCACCGTCTTCCTCATTACTCACGACCTCGACAGCCTTTACGCCATCTGCGACCGGGTCGCGGTGCTGGCCGACCACAAGGTGATCGCGGTCGACACGATCGACCGGCTGCTCGAGCTCGATCACCCTTGGATCCAAGAATATTTCAACGGACCGCGCGGCCGCGCGGCGGCGGCGTAG
- the pepN gene encoding aminopeptidase N: protein MFDARDAFAAPAAPAPTLREDYRAPDWLVPDIALGFDLDPARTVVRARLSVTRNGEHDRPLRLEGEELELLSLTVDGERREPVLEDGRLVVALGGAEAVVETEVAICPEKNSQLMGLYASGGILCTQCEAEGFRRITYFPDRPDVLSRYRVRLTADKARYPVLLANGNPVEQGEAGEGRHFAVWEDPFPKPCYLFAVVAGDLACNADRFRTMSGREVALGIWVREADLPKTALAMQALKDSMAWDERTYGREYDLDRFNIVAVSDFNFGAMENKGLNIFNTRYVLADPETATDADIDAVAAVVAHEYFHNWSGNRVTCRDWFQLSLKEGLTVFRDQSFSEDMGSPAVQRIDQVRTLRAAQFPEDAGPLAHPIRPDSYLEIANFYTATVYNKGAEVIRMMRTLLGPERYRKGTDLYFQRHDGQAVTCEDFVKAMEDASGVDLSQFRLWYSQAGTPTVRARLDQSGGRTALHLDQSVPPTPGQPAKQPMVVPLKVALIGAASGREISPERLVVLREERQVEPFANVTEPAFLSINRQFSAPVIVVAERKAGEIEALAESDTDAFARYEAGQELMQRDLLAAIGGGELRTEAVVTAVAATLRSNALDPAFKADAIALPGESLLIEKLDAADPARVHTVREAMRRAIGVGLKDDLSRAYMGTSRADPSSLSGEAKGLRRLRGATLGLLAAADAGLGRTLAARQYASARTMTERQAALMVLAMLGGEEAEAALADFYGRYESDPLVIDKWFAVQASVPAEETLDRVEVLGRHPAFTLANPNRLRALAGSFAGTPAAFHRADGRGYDWQAEIIVAADKLNPQTAARFVAPLGRWRKIEPGRAAKMRAALERILREPGLSKDVLELAGKSLG from the coding sequence ATGTTCGATGCCCGTGACGCGTTTGCCGCGCCTGCCGCCCCTGCCCCGACCTTGCGCGAAGATTATCGGGCGCCCGACTGGCTGGTGCCCGACATCGCGCTCGGCTTCGACCTCGATCCGGCCCGGACGGTGGTCCGGGCGCGTCTGTCGGTCACCCGCAACGGCGAGCATGACCGGCCGCTGCGGCTCGAGGGCGAAGAACTCGAGCTTCTCTCGCTGACGGTCGACGGTGAGCGCCGCGAGCCGGTGTTGGAGGACGGCCGGCTGGTGGTCGCGCTGGGCGGCGCTGAGGCCGTGGTCGAGACCGAGGTCGCGATTTGCCCGGAGAAGAACAGCCAGCTGATGGGGCTCTACGCCTCGGGCGGGATCCTCTGCACCCAGTGCGAGGCCGAGGGCTTCCGCCGGATCACCTATTTCCCCGACCGGCCCGACGTGCTCAGCCGCTACCGGGTCCGCCTGACCGCCGACAAGGCGCGCTATCCGGTGCTGCTCGCCAACGGCAATCCGGTCGAACAGGGCGAGGCCGGCGAGGGCCGCCACTTCGCCGTGTGGGAAGACCCCTTCCCCAAGCCCTGCTACCTGTTCGCGGTGGTCGCGGGCGACCTTGCCTGCAACGCCGACCGCTTCCGGACCATGAGCGGGCGCGAGGTCGCACTCGGCATCTGGGTGCGCGAGGCCGACCTCCCCAAGACCGCGCTCGCGATGCAGGCGCTCAAGGATTCGATGGCGTGGGACGAGCGGACCTACGGCCGCGAATATGACCTCGACCGGTTCAACATCGTCGCCGTCAGCGATTTCAACTTCGGCGCGATGGAGAACAAGGGCCTCAACATCTTCAACACGCGCTACGTGCTGGCCGACCCCGAGACCGCGACCGACGCGGACATCGACGCGGTCGCCGCCGTGGTCGCGCACGAATATTTCCACAACTGGTCGGGCAATCGGGTCACCTGCCGCGACTGGTTCCAGCTCAGCCTCAAGGAAGGCCTGACGGTCTTCCGCGACCAGAGCTTCAGCGAGGACATGGGGAGCCCCGCGGTCCAGCGGATCGACCAGGTCCGCACCCTGCGCGCCGCGCAATTCCCCGAGGACGCCGGCCCGCTCGCGCACCCGATCCGGCCGGACTCCTATCTCGAGATCGCGAACTTCTACACCGCGACGGTCTACAACAAGGGCGCCGAAGTGATCCGGATGATGCGGACGCTGCTCGGCCCCGAGCGCTATCGCAAGGGCACCGACCTCTATTTCCAGCGCCACGACGGACAGGCGGTGACCTGCGAGGACTTCGTCAAGGCGATGGAGGATGCGAGCGGGGTCGACTTGTCGCAGTTCCGCTTGTGGTACAGCCAGGCCGGCACCCCGACCGTCCGCGCCCGGCTCGACCAGAGCGGCGGGCGGACCGCGCTCCACCTCGACCAGTCGGTTCCCCCGACCCCGGGCCAGCCGGCCAAGCAGCCGATGGTCGTGCCCTTGAAGGTTGCACTGATCGGCGCGGCGAGCGGGCGCGAGATCTCTCCCGAGCGCCTGGTGGTGCTGCGCGAGGAACGGCAGGTCGAGCCCTTCGCCAACGTCACCGAACCCGCCTTCCTGTCGATCAATCGCCAGTTCTCCGCGCCGGTGATCGTGGTCGCCGAGCGAAAGGCCGGCGAGATCGAGGCGCTGGCCGAAAGCGATACCGATGCCTTCGCGCGCTACGAGGCGGGCCAGGAACTGATGCAGCGCGATCTCCTCGCCGCGATCGGCGGGGGCGAGCTTCGGACCGAGGCGGTGGTGACCGCGGTGGCCGCGACCTTGCGCAGCAATGCGCTCGATCCCGCCTTCAAGGCCGACGCCATCGCGCTGCCGGGCGAGAGCCTGCTGATCGAGAAGCTCGACGCCGCCGATCCGGCCCGGGTCCACACGGTGCGCGAAGCGATGCGGCGCGCGATCGGGGTCGGGCTCAAGGACGATCTTTCGCGCGCCTACATGGGCACCAGCCGCGCCGATCCGTCCAGCCTGTCGGGCGAGGCCAAGGGGCTGCGGCGCCTGCGCGGCGCGACGCTCGGCCTACTCGCCGCGGCCGATGCCGGGCTGGGCCGGACGCTGGCCGCGCGCCAATATGCGAGCGCCCGTACCATGACCGAGCGCCAGGCGGCGCTGATGGTGCTCGCGATGCTCGGCGGCGAGGAAGCCGAAGCCGCGCTGGCCGACTTCTACGGGCGCTACGAGAGCGATCCCCTGGTCATCGACAAGTGGTTCGCGGTACAGGCCTCGGTTCCGGCCGAGGAAACGCTCGACCGGGTCGAGGTGCTCGGCCGCCATCCCGCCTTCACGCTTGCCAATCCGAACCGCCTGCGCGCGTTGGCGGGGAGCTTTGCCGGCACCCCGGCGGCCTTCCACCGTGCCGACGGGCGCGGCTACGACTGGCAGGCGGAGATCATCGTCGCCGCCGACAAGCTCAATCCGCAGACCGCGGCGCGGTTTGTCGCCCCGCTCGGGCGCTGGCGGAAGATCGAGCCGGGTCGGGCGGCGAAGATGCGCGCCGCGCTCGAGCGGATCCTGCGCGAGCCGGGGCTTAGCAAGGACGTGCTCGAGCTTGCGGGCAAGAGCCTCGGCTGA